In the genome of Panthera leo isolate Ple1 chromosome F3, P.leo_Ple1_pat1.1, whole genome shotgun sequence, the window GGGGGGCGGGCAAAGAAGTCCAGTCCGTAGGTGAATGATAGGGACAATCCCAAATCTcacttatttttacttgtttatgttaaacgtttatttattttgagagagagagaatcccaagcgggctccacgctgccaaagcagagcccaacgcggggctcaaacccacaaaccgtgagatcacgacctgagcggaaatcaagagggCGACGcccgactgactgagccgcccaggcgcccctcccagatCTCATTTAAACCCCGGGTTTCAACGGAGCCTCGTAAGGACCTTAAGCAAACCAGAAGAGCTCAGAGCCAAGAAGGAGCCCTGGTGGCAAAGAGCAGAGGAAGATCTCCCAGAGCAGCCAGGGAGCAGTGATGACCGTGGCCAACAAGGTCAGATGCAAGTACGAGACCGCAAGCAAGGTCAGACCTGGAAATGGCCGCTGGACAGCCGCCGAGGGTCGAAGGTGATCCTAGTGAAAGCATTtagggggtgggagatgggcaagggccggggagtggggtggggggggaacatTGGGCTGAGCTCAgggaaacaggtgaagggaaGGTCAGGACAGGCAGAGAGGCCCCTCCAGGGGTGGGCAGCTGAGGCAGGGTGtcggagggaaggggcagaggaaagaggtGAAATCCCAGTAGCCAGAGGGGCCTGCTGGATGGGGGCCGTGCCCTGTTCTGCCCACGGAGCAGGGGACTGTGGCCCGGGATCTGGCAGGAGAGCGAGTGAGCAGCAGAGGTCAGAGGCCATCTGTGTGCAGGGAAAGGACGGCTGAGCCCCAGGCTGCAATCTGGGAGGACACGGCTCCAGGCACTTGGGGTGCCCGTGGGAGCGTGGCGCCCTCAGACCCATCTGCCGAGTCCGAGTGGACAGGAGAGCGGTGGCAACAGGGACACGTGCCCAGGTCCACAGCGCGTGCAAGGAAGCGGGAAGTCAAGGGGGAGCAGTGGGGGCCTGGCGCCAGGCGCCTCATACGGTTCACACGGTGGAAGGTGTGTCGGGCGGCCGTGGCAGCAGCTGGTCCCCACGTGCacctggggagcagggggaggacagTCCCTCCATGGTTGAGCAggacctcctctcccctcccatcccccccccaaacCCACAGCATGGGAGGGTCTGTCTcaggcgggggtggggctgggggcgtcGCCAGAAGGGTGACCCAGACAAGGAAGCTGGGAGCCCAGCCAGCCTCAATGGATTAAGGCCTGTTTCCCTgtcctgggggggaggggagggggggggtggttgcCGGAGGCTCAGGATTCTGGAAGGACCCAGGGAGAGGCTGCAGGCAGGTGCCAGCGTGTGTGCAGGGCCCTGTGGGGCCACACCACCCTGGACGATTTCTCCTCAAGGAGAAAAGCGATCTGGTCTCCActcccccctccagccccattagcaatgaaaaagaggaagattGTCACTCGTGACAGAAGGCTGGTTAGGTcacaggggaaggggggggcgggaggggcgccACTTGGCCCCCAGGGATCCAgggcctcccccactccccctgccctgcAGGAAAGCTCACTTTATCTGCTGACCTCAAATTCCTGCCCCTGCCTCGACAACAGGAGACTGGAGGGCCAGGCCAGTGGGAAAGGCTCCAACTAGGGGCTAAAAAAAAGCAACTCACACTGTTTAcctgtttctttccccacccACTTGGCATGTGTTAGGAAGGTGCGGTTGGCTGCTGTTTGGAAAAGCAGATGGTTCAAGGCCCTAAGCACCCAGCCATTGGCCGCACACACAGTCCCCGAGGTCTGCCCACCTTCTAGCTGACACATGGTCCCAGAAGCCTGCAGAGGGCACCTAGGACCCACCAACAGCCCTCCTCACCagcggcaccccccccccccggccggcagcccccaccaccagcccccaccccgcgGCCCTCCCCAAAGCCCCCACCCACTCAATTCCTCTAAGAAAGCTGGCCTTTACTTTTACCACCAGCCTTGATGAAACgttagaaaacacacaaatgacaCACGTCTCAGAAATTGGAATTttataaaaaggcattttttctCTTATGTCCATAAAATGATAGAATTCTTGCAAGTATAGAAATGTGTCATAAATTATACAGAATGTTCCTTAATTACAGCTCAATGCAACTTGgtactttcctccctccctgaaaAACGAGAgagaaccaaaaaaataatatatatataactgtatatatatatatatatatatatatatatatttatataatatagacaaaccaaatatgaaaaaaaatcatttcctcttTGGTATAAAAATCAGACTCTCAccttgagagacacacagacagacatgaTGTTGGGTTTGTAAACTGTGCGGCCAGAAGGGacccctgccctttcccccctGCCCAGTGCACCTCCCAGGAGGCGCCCACATCGAGTGTGAGAGTTGCACACCCCTTCCAGCCACACGCCATccctcagcacccccccccccgccactgccaAGACTGAACTGGTACCAAGCAGCCCAGGAGAAGCCTGATGGGCGGTGTGGAcagtggggaggaaggacaggCGCCCGGGCCCCCCTCCCGCGGGCTACTGGCGGGAGGGGTGGGACCCCTTGTTTACCAGAGGGAGGAGCGTGGACCCCGCCGCAGGCTGGGTGCGGGTGCAGGAAAAtgccagaggaggaggaagggaagacaggaCTCTGCAGGGAACCCAAACCcacatttaaagaaatctttgtttttagGACAACATCTTACACCCAGCTTGACGTCACTGAGAAGGACAGGCCACCCTCCCAAGGCCCCAGCCCAATACCAGCAGGACTCAGGACCCAGGAAGGGACGTGTGTTCGGGGAGGGGTAGCACTTCACTCTCAAGGTGAGGAAGGAGACTCCGATGGGACCAGatcctcctctgtgctccaccaGCCCCAAGGGCCCACCAGCAGCTGGAGGCCCGGGCAGGGGTCCcaccccagccacccagccaccccgtGCAGCCCggtggctggggggcggggggggagggacCCTCCTGTGGACCAGCCCCCTCTCCTACAACATAAAAGTCGCTCAGAGGCCCCCTCCACTTgccaaataaaaaagacaaaatggaacCAGACACAAACACAAATCAAGGAGAGACGCACACGACGTGAGGGGCACGCGGGCCCCAGCAGGTCCCTGGCTTCCCGGCGATACATTCTCGTGTAATTCAGGAACAGGGGCTCTcggcccctggggtgggggtcggAGGGagtaaaaaaatacagagatttgAGCCTCCCCACGGGCcccgggcagggcaggggtggacCCAACCTCGGGCCCTTCTGTTTTTGGTTCCGCTTCTGAGCCCTGTCTGGGCCGGAATccgcagggaggggtggggggggcggggagcgtcACCCCTTCAGGGGCTTGTCAGGGGGGCTGCCCGGGCTGTCGCTCCTCTTCCTGCGCAGGCTCTCGATCCAGCCGGAGCCGGAGCGCGTGGCGAAGCCAGCCAGCCCCAGGGAGCTGAGCCGCATGTTCTTGCCGGACATGATGAGCTCCCCGAAGCCCTCCTGGTGGGCAAAGGCGTAGCCCGAGCGGCGGGAGCTGGTGCGGCCGGGCCTCCGCGTGCAGCGGTGCTGGGCCCTCTTCTTCCTCACCAGCTGGCTGTAGCGCACCTGGGGGGGGTGGCGAGGGGCCGCGTCGGGGGAGGACTCCTCGGGGAGGGGGCCCGGAGCGCCCGGGACAGAGTAGGGCGGGGCATCTCTCGGGACCACCAGGCGGCCCGGAGTGCGGGCACCCGAGCCCGGGGACTTTCTGACACGGGGTCCCACCCCCAAGCAGACAGCCGGGCGCTCACCGTGTCAGAGAGATCGGGCTTCAGGCTCAGCTTGAGGAAGCGAAAGGCGACCACAGGCAGGATGCAGACGACCGTGGTGAGCGCGATGGTCAGCCACACGGTGGGCTGGGCCAGGCTGCTCTGGGCGTTGCCTGCGGACGTGGGGGGCCACAGGCAGACGAGGGGCAACCCACGTCAGCTCCCGAGCCGTCCCCGCCGCCCAAACGTGTTTCCCCAGAACCTCGGACCTCTACCGGACGCCTCTTCTGCCGTCTCACggcccccctgcacccccacccctactccctgCTCCAGGGCCTCCCGGCTCAGGAGATGCCACCCCCCGCTCAGCTGCTCCAAAAGCCCCGAGTCAACCCTGACTCCTCCCTCGGACGCCCCGTCCACCTGGGAAGGTGGCCGCGGCCGCCTGCCTCCCTCACGCCCTCACCCAGATGGTCACCAGAGCCTTGCTAACTGGTCCCATCTCCACCCTTGCCCTCTGTCATCCACGAACCAGTAAGAGCCGCCCTTCAAAGAACCATCGGGTCTCTGACGCTTCCCTGCCCCTAACCCTCCACTGACCTCCGGCCATATTCCAATTATACTTCAAACTCCTGACCCTGAACTAGAAGGGCTTAACGATCTGGACCCATTCTTACCCCCTGACACACACAGCCAGGTCCTGCCCGCCAGCCTCCCCTCTGCTGCGGGGACCCCTGGGGAAGCCCCCTCCCTTCCGGCTTCCTCGTCCTGGCTCTctccccccagctctgccccccctTTATTCACATTTCTCTGTGCCGGTGTCCCTTCTCCAAGGTCTTCCCTCACCgtccctgtccctctccaccCTCTTACGGTTTTCATAAAACTTACTACTTCTAGACGTTTTATCTGTTGATGTGTAAGCTCTCGTGTCTCTCACTGAAACACGAAATCCGTGAGAGAAAGGATGTTGCCTGTTTCTGTCAATTCCTACAGCAGGTGCTGACTAGATGCCCCCGGGACAGACAAAATCCCCAGCACCCGGGAGAGTGGGAGGCGTACAGCAGGTGCTGACTGGATGTCCctggacagacagacggacagacccCCACCACCAGGAAGAGTGGGAGGCATACAGCAGGTGCTGACTAGATGCCCCTTGGACAGGCAAGATCCCCAGCACCTGCGAGAGGGGGAGGCATACAGCGGGTGCTGACTGGATGTTCCcggatggacagacggacagaccCCCAAcacctgggagagggggaggcatACAGCGGGTGCCACTGGCCACCACACTGCTGTTTCTACAGTAACCCTTTGACACCACGCCCCTCCCTTTCCtcacaaaaacaacagaaaaaagcTCCTGGTAAGTCAGCAGCACGTCTGACAGCCTGACGATCCACCCGACGCCTCGGATGTCCTACCTTTCCAGCCATTTCCGCTTCCGGCATTCCGGCCTAGAGTCAGAACCCACAGCCCGGGCTCCGCTCCACCCACGGCAGCCTCCTCTGTGGGGCTGCCCCTGACCACCCCATGCAGTCGTCTCACCGGCCTGGAGGTCGGCCCCTGCTTGACCCTGACGTCCCTCTGAGCCTGACCCCGCGCGGCCTGGTGGGACCACTCCTCACCGTCACGCCCTCTGAGGGCCTCGCAGAGCGCCTCGCACACAGGAGCTGGACAGACGCCCCGTCAGTCTGGAACAGCTGGCCCCCCCCCCGGACTCCAGCAGCAGCCCTGGGGACTCACCCACGAACCGGAACTGGTTCGGGAACATGCGGAAGAGCCCATCGCTGTGCATGGCGAAGAGAATGGCGAAGTAGACCGCCAGGCTGCCCCAGATGAAGAAGTGGTTGATGGCCGTCCAGTAGCCCGTGTCCAGCCCGATCTGCGGCAAGCGGTGGTCACAGGCAGGCGGAGCGTGCCCccgtgcccctccctgcccagggcaAGCCCCAAGgcgggagcgggggcggggctcAGGTCCCCCCTCACCTGCACGCTCACGACGATGACCAGCGAGGTGGCCACGGTGACTGCGAAAGACTGATAGTCGGCCAGCTGGGCGCCGTCATCCCGCGCGGCCTCGGCAAACACCCCGTAGGGGAGGAAGAACACGAGCACGGATGCGTAGATGCCCTGCGCGATGCAGATGAAGAACTCCCGCTTGTTGAAGAGGAGGTTGAGCTGGCCCGGCTCGTATAGCTTAGGGTACTCCATGCTCCGCTGCTCGGGGACGTCCTGCAGGGCAGGCCCGGGAGGCCTCAGGATGGGCGAGGGCACAGCGCGCCTCGGCCCCCGCCCTTCCAAATTCTTTGCCCGAGAAACTCCACCTCGAGCCagctgtctcccccccccccacccccccgtcttTGTCCAGCACCCCAAGGGGTCACGGGCCACTGCGGCCAAGCGCGAGAGCCGCCTCCCGAGGCACCACAGGCAGTGGGGACACGCGCCGCCATCCGCgcagtccctccccaccccgctgGATCCCCCGGCCCTCCTGACCTGGTCGAAGACCCCCATAGCCAGGACCGGAAGGGAGGTGTACACGATGTTATAGAGCGTGATGAAATATTGGTCGTAGACGGTctgcagagagagcagagagcaagagaggcgTGAACAGTAGTCTCTCTTCAGCACAGATCAGGCAGAAACAGGATGCTGAGCGGCACGCGGCGCCCATGGAATTTTCTGGAACCTGTCTCTATTCCCTCGACAAacgttggtttttgttttaagtaggctccacacccagtgggggggggaggggcttgaactcatgaccccaagatcaagggtctaGTGCTCCGGCTGAGCTGGAGCCAGCCGGACCCCCCCCCGGGACAACCAGACGTGAGCCAGACAACAGCCGGGCCCTACGGGGACTGACCGACGGACAGGATGGAAGGCCTGTGCCCCGAGGAGCTCAGACAGGTGAGCAGCAGGCCCCTACCTGGGCTGAGAAGCCACAGAAGAAGCCAAACCAGAAGTGGACCATGGTGAAGGCGAAGTTCTTGTAGAAGAAGTAGCAGAGGAACTTGCACATGCGCAGGTAGGACCAGCGCCCGTGCACCAGCAGGAGGCGCTGCAGGAACTTGAACTGGGAGAAGGAGTAGTCGGAGGCCAGCACCGCCTGGATGCCCTCCTGTCCGCTGATGCCCACGCCAATGTGGGCCGCTGCAGGGACGagtggggacggggtggggggcggaggccACACGTTCAGAGTCCCCGTAACGgcggaccccccccccaccccgtttgcACATCCACCCTCACTTTTGATCATGCTGACGTCGTTGGCTCCGTCCCCAATGGCGAGGGTCACGGCCTTCTTGTGCTTCTTAACCAGCTCCACCACCTGTGCCTTCTGCAAGGGGGTCACGCGGCAGCAGATGACGGCCTTGCAGGCACAGGCCGTCTCCAGGAACTCCAGCTCCATGTCTGCCTCCAACGCGTGCGCctgcaacacagagcctgagagaACACCGTCCTCCCCGGGGGACCGGGAGCCACTCCTCCCAGCCCATGAAGGCCACGGCCCTGCGGTGAGGTCACGGGCGTGACAACAAGGGACAAGGGGAGACAGAGCAGGCGCAGCAGCCGTGCGGGGAGAAGCGCTCTCTGGGAAGGCCTCCCCCACGACGCACGGGGACGCTCACCAGGCTGTGCCCGTTGATGACCAGGGCGTACTCCCCAGCGACAGCCTCCAGGACAGACGTGAGCTTGGAGGAAGGACGTTTCTCCTGGCAGGTGAAGCCGTTCCCCATGGTGTGGGGTGAGTCCATCATCTTCTCCCGGGCTTTCCTGGGGGGTCGAAACGCGGCTGTGGGCTTCCGGGACCGGGGCAGGGCCTTGGAAGTGGGGGACATCTGCCTGCCGCGGGCCTCCGGCTACCTGAGCTCCTCCCGCACTTCCAGAACAGTGTGGCCGGTGACGACGAACACCTCCGTCACATCGTCCGTCAGCATCTTGCAGGAATAGCCGATGTTCACAGCCGTCTCTACCAACAGAGAGGCCGACGAGGTCAGCACCCTGTCCGGCCTGAGGTCTGACTCGCGACAGGCCCGGTGCTCCCGACGTAGTTTCCTATGCCCCTCACCTTGCTTGTCCCCGGTCAGCACCCAGATCTTGATGTTGGCCAGCGTCAGGAGGGCAATGGTCTCCGGAACCCCCTGCTGCAGCCTGTCCTCAATGGCCGTCGCACCCAGCAGCTGCAAATCCCACAAGGGGCCCTGACGGGACAGCCCCAGGCACGAGCCCTCCCCGACTCCCCCCCCGGCCCACGCGGCAGCCCGTACCATCATGTCGCTCTCAACCTCCTCGTACACGCTGGCCAGCCTGTCCTCCCGGCTGTCCTGGGCCAGGCTGGCTTGGAGCCGTCGCTGGGCCCACTCCTCATAGTACTCTTCATCCAGGTCCTTGTAGGCCAGAAGCAGGGtcctcagcccttcccctgcgtACTCCTGGGGACGGAGCCAAGGtcaccccggccccgcccctcccagcaCACGGCGTTCAGAACCGAGGCCCTGCTCCCCACACCTACGTTCAGGTGGTCAGTGGTGGTGTTGAGCAGCTCCTGGGTAGAAGGGTGGAGCCTGTCCAGCAGGATGGTGTCAGCCCCTTTGCAGTAGAGTCGGATCCTCCCCTCTGGGTTCCGCACTATGCCGCCCACAGGAGGAGAAAGTCCCAGACTCAGGCAGGCGAAGACCCCCAGCCTCAAGACACGAACGAGGACCCCCCGGCACACCTTACCCAGTCCGGGCCAGGACGCTGCCCCGCATGCCCCCAGCAGTCCACTCCCGGCCTCACCTACGACCGACATCCGCTTGCGGATATTATTGAAGTCCAGGATGGCCAGCAGCTGATAGGTGACGGCGGTGCCCATCTCGTGGACAGTGATGGTTTTGGGGGTGCGAGAGCGGAACACGAAACCGAAGTTCCTGGCCGCGGTCACCAGGGCCCCCTCATCCGGGGACTGGGCTTTGTAGTACAGCTCTCCTGTGTGGGCGGGAAGGACACACACGCTGGAAGCGGCCACCTGGAGCCACACGTCCCGCCAGGACCCCCCTGCCTGGCCGCGCCCCAGGACAGACTCGAGGCTCCGAGACTGCCCGCCTCACCCTCGTTCTTCTCTTCCGACATGACGGTATGACACAGGGAAAGGAGCCGGAAGAACTCATGGGTGTGGGGGTCCCCCATCTTGACGGCCTCCAAGAGGGTGGGGTCCCAAAATAAGAACTTCTTGTCAGCCAGAGGATTGAAGGAGAAGTCGACGGGCTGTGGTCTCTGCAGAGGAAAGGGGGCAGCAAGCAGAGGCTGGGGGTCAGCCTCAGGCTGCATCTGGGGGGGCTGCCCCCACCCTGTCTCCTGCCCAGAGGATCCAGATGCTGCCCACTGTGAACCCCCAAAACTCTCACTTCTGCTACCAGTTCTCCCTGCAAACACCCGTTTCTCCAAGCAGCTTCTGCTGCTTGACCAGAGAACGCACCCCACTGTCTACACCCACCGCTACCGGTCAGGCGACCGGTATTTAATCGGCACGGAGAGTAACCCTGGAGGCTGGACCTTACCTCTCCCAATTCAGCTTTGTGTCCCAGGACATCAAACACGTCCCCTACACACTccgggacagaaggagagacgcGGTCAGAGCTCTCTCAGAGCAGCAGAGAAGCCGGCACAAAATCCCCACAGCGTCGGGGACCCTCAACCCCAAACCCTGAGCCAACTAACACAGATTCGCACCCCTGACTCCAGGCACCTGGGCCTGAGGGTCACGGCCCCCGAGCCCCCCATCCCTGACCCCACCTGCTCTCCTGCCAGGGCTCCCCGGTCCCCGCAGATGCTGGTCACCCTACAGGCCTAACAACAGATCAAGCCCCACACGCCAGCCGTGGGCCCGAGCTATTACAGAAAGCAGAGAGGGGCTCACTGTAAGAGCCAGGTCCCACACACCCTGTCCCCAGCCACCCCGTGGCTCGGCCGCCCCGAAGACACAGTCACATTCCAGAGACTCACAAGGGCCCTGAGCAGCAGCACGGGGAGCCGCACGGACGCCCAGCGTCTCGGGCTTCACCTCAAGCAGCCGGGGAGCCCCCTCCTGCCTGGGGCCAAGACCGGGGTGAGGGCATccgcagagggcaggggaggggctccgCGGCCGTGTCCTGACCAGGGGTGCCAAGCGCACGCTCTCCTGGCCCCCCAGACCCAGCAGGACGGAAGCGGGACGGGGGCCCCAGGCCCTCGCCGCGTGCCCTACCGTAGCTGCGGCCGCGGACGGAGCACTTGTGGAAGACCATGACGTTCTGGGTGAGCGTGCCCGTCTTGTCGGAGAAGACGTACTCCACCTGGCCCAGCTCCTCGTTCAGGGTGGTGGTGCGGGCCTCGGCGGGCGTCTGCTTCTTCACGCAGAACATCTTCCTGTCCCAGTTGATGAAGTAGCTGTGGCCCAGGCGGATGACCTCCACGCTGCAAGGGGCGCGGGGGCAGGACACGAGGCTCAGGCAGGAAGCCGAGGAGGCCCCCACCCACAGGGGCCTTCGCCGCAAGCCCCCCGCCTggggacggacggacggacggacagagTGGACGCCTGGGCAGGAAGGGCAAGGACGGCCCCCGACCCCGACCCTCCGGCGCTCTCCGGACAAGAAGGTGCACGGGGCCTGGGCAGGCAGGACACACAGtgcaggcagacagagagggaccgCGGACCAGGCTCTCGGCGAGCTCTTACCTCGGCGCTAGTAACACAGAGCCCGTGcggagaaaacaagagaaagtgtgtgaggaaagaagagaagacagacagacagggggGCCCTGGCGCTCACTGCCCACAGCGAGCCCTCTCCTTCCGCCCGGCTCAGGCCTCCGGCTCTCTGAAAGGGCGCAAGGCGGCCGCAGACGCCCACTCCGTGTGGGGAAATAATGCCGAGCGACAGGGCGCTTTCCACATCCCAGGGTCCTCCCCGTCCTCTTGCCTGCAGGGCGCTGCCTTTGGGGTACGGACTGCCAGCGCCCCAGGGAGGCGGCCGTCGGGCCAGCACACATCGGGGCGTGGGGCACACCTGGAACCCTGCTTCTGACCCGACCGAGGCTGGACCAGGGTCCAGTTACCCGGCAAACGCGCAGCTGGCTGGACGTGTCTTCTCGGCCTTCTCCCCACCGAGCGGGTCGCGCCCCCCAACACACCCTGGAGCCTGACTCAGCAAGCGGCTTTCTCAGGCTGCAGCC includes:
- the ATP8B2 gene encoding phospholipid-transporting ATPase ID isoform X1, producing the protein MALCAKKRPPEEERRARANDREYNEKFQYASNCIKTSKYNILTFLPVNLFEQFQEVANTYFLFLLILQLIPQVSSLSWFTTIVPLVLVLAITAVKDATDDYFRHKSDNQVNNRQSQVLIDGSLQQEQWMNVRVGDIIKLENNQFVAADLLLLSSSEPHGLCYIETAELDGETNMKVRQAIPVTSELGDISRLAKFDGEVVCEPPNNKLDKFSGVLYWKESKFPLSNQNMLLRGCVLRNTEWCFGLVVFAGPDTKLMQNSGRTKFKRTSIDRLMNTLVLWIFGFLVCMGVILAIGNAIWEHEVGTRFQVYLPWDEAVDSAFFSGFLSFWSYIIILNTVVPISLYVSVEVIRLGHSYFINWDRKMFCVKKQTPAEARTTTLNEELGQVEYVFSDKTGTLTQNVMVFHKCSVRGRSYGDVFDVLGHKAELGERPQPVDFSFNPLADKKFLFWDPTLLEAVKMGDPHTHEFFRLLSLCHTVMSEEKNEGELYYKAQSPDEGALVTAARNFGFVFRSRTPKTITVHEMGTAVTYQLLAILDFNNIRKRMSVVVRNPEGRIRLYCKGADTILLDRLHPSTQELLNTTTDHLNDLDEEYYEEWAQRRLQASLAQDSREDRLASVYEEVESDMMLLGATAIEDRLQQGVPETIALLTLANIKIWVLTGDKQETAVNIGYSCKMLTDDVTEVFVVTGHTVLEVREELRKAREKMMDSPHTMGNGFTCQEKRPSSKLTSVLEAVAGEYALVINGHSLAHALEADMELEFLETACACKAVICCRVTPLQKAQVVELVKKHKKAVTLAIGDGANDVSMIKTAHIGVGISGQEGIQAVLASDYSFSQFKFLQRLLLVHGRWSYLRMCKFLCYFFYKNFAFTMVHFWFGFFCGFSAQTVYDQYFITLYNIVYTSLPVLAMGVFDQDVPEQRSMEYPKLYEPGQLNLLFNKREFFICIAQGIYASVLVFFLPYGVFAEAARDDGAQLADYQSFAVTVATSLVIVVSVQIGLDTGYWTAINHFFIWGSLAVYFAILFAMHSDGLFRMFPNQFRFVGNAQSSLAQPTVWLTIALTTVVCILPVVAFRFLKLSLKPDLSDTVRYSQLVRKKRAQHRCTRRPGRTSSRRSGYAFAHQEGFGELIMSGKNMRLSSLGLAGFATRSGSGWIESLRRKRSDSPGSPPDKPLKG
- the ATP8B2 gene encoding phospholipid-transporting ATPase ID isoform X3; the encoded protein is MALCAKKRPPEEERRARANDREYNEKFQYASNCIKTSKYNILTFLPVNLFEQFQEVANTYFLFLLILQLIPQVSSLSWFTTIVPLVLVLAITAVKDATDDYFRHKSDNQVNNRQSQVLIDGSLQQEQWMNVRVGDIIKLENNQFVAADLLLLSSSEPHGLCYIETAELDGETNMKVRQAIPVTSELGDISRLAKFDGEVVCEPPNNKLDKFSGVLYWKESKFPLSNQNMLLRGCVLRNTEWCFGLVVFAGPDTKLMQNSGRTKFKRTSIDRLMNTLVLWIFGFLVCMGVILAIGNAIWEHEVGTRFQVYLPWDEAVDSAFFSGFLSFWSYIIILNTVVPISLYVSVEVIRLGHSYFINWDRKMFCVKKQTPAEARTTTLNEELGQVEYVFSDKTGTLTQNVMVFHKCSVRGRSYGDVFDVLGHKAELGERPQPVDFSFNPLADKKFLFWDPTLLEAVKMGDPHTHEFFRLLSLCHTVMSEEKNEGELYYKAQSPDEGALVTAARNFGFVFRSRTPKTITVHEMGTAVTYQLLAILDFNNIRKRMSVVVRNPEGRIRLYCKGADTILLDRLHPSTQELLNTTTDHLNEYAGEGLRTLLLAYKDLDEEYYEEWAQRRLQASLAQDSREDRLASVYEEVESDMMLLGATAIEDRLQQGVPETIALLTLANIKIWVLTGDKQETAVNIGYSCKMLTDDVTEVFVVTGHTVLEVREELRKAREKMMDSPHTMGNGFTCQEKRPSSKLTSVLEAVAGEYALVINGHSLAHALEADMELEFLETACACKAVICCRVTPLQKAQVVELVKKHKKAVTLAIGDGANDVSMIKTAHIGVGISGQEGIQAVLASDYSFSQFKFLQRLLLVHGRWSYLRMCKFLCYFFYKNFAFTMVHFWFGFFCGFSAQTVYDQYFITLYNIVYTSLPVLAMGVFDQDVPEQRSMEYPKLYEPGQLNLLFNKREFFICIAQGIYASVLVFFLPYGVFAEAARDDGAQLADYQSFAVTVATSLVIVVSVQIGLDTGYWTAINHFFIWGSLAVYFAILFAMHSDGLFRMFPNQFRFVGNAQSSLAQPTVWLTIALTTVVCILPVVAFRFLKLSLKPDLSDTVRYSQLVRKKRAQHRCTRRPGRTSSRRSGYAFAHQEGFGELIMSGKNMRLSSLGLAGFATRSGSGWIESLRRKRSDSPGSPPDKPLKG
- the ATP8B2 gene encoding phospholipid-transporting ATPase ID isoform X2 yields the protein MTVPKEMPEKWARAGAPPSWSRKKPSWGTEEERRARANDREYNEKFQYASNCIKTSKYNILTFLPVNLFEQFQEVANTYFLFLLILQLIPQVSSLSWFTTIVPLVLVLAITAVKDATDDYFRHKSDNQVNNRQSQVLIDGSLQQEQWMNVRVGDIIKLENNQFVAADLLLLSSSEPHGLCYIETAELDGETNMKVRQAIPVTSELGDISRLAKFDGEVVCEPPNNKLDKFSGVLYWKESKFPLSNQNMLLRGCVLRNTEWCFGLVVFAGPDTKLMQNSGRTKFKRTSIDRLMNTLVLWIFGFLVCMGVILAIGNAIWEHEVGTRFQVYLPWDEAVDSAFFSGFLSFWSYIIILNTVVPISLYVSVEVIRLGHSYFINWDRKMFCVKKQTPAEARTTTLNEELGQVEYVFSDKTGTLTQNVMVFHKCSVRGRSYGDVFDVLGHKAELGERPQPVDFSFNPLADKKFLFWDPTLLEAVKMGDPHTHEFFRLLSLCHTVMSEEKNEGELYYKAQSPDEGALVTAARNFGFVFRSRTPKTITVHEMGTAVTYQLLAILDFNNIRKRMSVVVRNPEGRIRLYCKGADTILLDRLHPSTQELLNTTTDHLNEYAGEGLRTLLLAYKDLDEEYYEEWAQRRLQASLAQDSREDRLASVYEEVESDMMLLGATAIEDRLQQGVPETIALLTLANIKIWVLTGDKQETAVNIGYSCKMLTDDVTEVFVVTGHTVLEVREELRKAREKMMDSPHTMGNGFTCQEKRPSSKLTSVLEAVAGEYALVINGHSLAHALEADMELEFLETACACKAVICCRVTPLQKAQVVELVKKHKKAVTLAIGDGANDVSMIKTAHIGVGISGQEGIQAVLASDYSFSQFKFLQRLLLVHGRWSYLRMCKFLCYFFYKNFAFTMVHFWFGFFCGFSAQTVYDQYFITLYNIVYTSLPVLAMGVFDQDVPEQRSMEYPKLYEPGQLNLLFNKREFFICIAQGIYASVLVFFLPYGVFAEAARDDGAQLADYQSFAVTVATSLVIVVSVQIGLDTGYWTAINHFFIWGSLAVYFAILFAMHSDGLFRMFPNQFRFVGNAQSSLAQPTVWLTIALTTVVCILPVVAFRFLKLSLKPDLSDTVRYSQLVRKKRAQHRCTRRPGRTSSRRSGYAFAHQEGFGELIMSGKNMRLSSLGLAGFATRSGSGWIESLRRKRSDSPGSPPDKPLKG